One window of Triticum dicoccoides isolate Atlit2015 ecotype Zavitan chromosome 5A, WEW_v2.0, whole genome shotgun sequence genomic DNA carries:
- the LOC119298193 gene encoding uncharacterized protein LOC119298193, with translation MSSAPTVEALGRQPDVPGTAAAAEAMAKEKKDGVVKEVIRLERESVIPILKPKLVMKLSYLIEQDKDRAEFMKLCRRVEYTVRAWYLLQFEDLMQLYALFDPVSGEKSLEQQSLTRDETETLELNFLTYLFQIMDKSNFKLLSDEENEVAHSGQYLLNLPIKVDESKVDKTLLSRYFKEHPHDNLPAFADKYIVFRRGIGIDQTTDYFFMEKVDVIISRAWRFLLRVTMIEKLFSRKRQLKPKKDTKKTDEVNDEEPADLFVERIRLEKMELSIRNLLRKMTIQEPTFERIIVVYRRASKETKKDRGIFVKHFKNIPMADMELVLPEKKNPSLTPMDWVLFLISAVLGLVTLVGSLEMPKADIWVVTAIVSGLVGYCAKIYFTFQANMVTYQNLITKSMYDKQLDSGKGTLLHLCDDVIQQEVKEVIVSYYILMEQGKATIQDLDSRCEQLIKEEFGVECNFDVVDAVKKLEKLGIVSRDSIGRIVCVPLKRANEIIGTTTEEMVMRAQQAPAGS, from the exons ATGTCGTCCGCGCCGACGGTGGAGGCGCTGGGGAGGCAGCCGGACGTgcccgggacggcggcggcggcggaggcgatggCCAAGGAGAAGAAGGACGGGGTGGTGAAGGAGGTGATACGGCTCGAGAGGGAGTCCGTCATCCCCATCCTCAAGCCCAAACTCGTCATGAAGCTCTCCTACCTCATCG AGCAAGATAAAGACCGTGCCGAGTTTATGAAGCTATGCAGGAGGGTGGAGTACACTGTACGTGCTTGGTATCTCCTGCAATTTGAGGATCTAATG CAACTATACGCCCTATTCGATCCTGTTTCTGGTGAGAAGAGTTTGGAGCAGCAGAGCCTGACACGTGATGAAACTGAAACCCTTGAACTCAATTTCTTAACGTACCTTTTTCAG ATAATGGACAAGAGCAACTTCAAGTTGTTGTCTGATGAAGAGAATGAAGTAGCTCATTCTGGTCAGTATCTTCTGAACCTACCGATCAAGGTTGACGAATCGAAG GTCGACAAAACGCTGTTGAGCAGGTACTTTAAAGAGCACCCACATGATAACCTACCAGCATTTGCCGATAAG TATATTGTCTTCCGGCGAGGCATTGGAATCGACCAAACTACCGATTACTTCTTTATGGAGAAAGTTGATGTGATCATATCTCGAGCCTGGAGATTCTTGTTAAGAGTCACAAT GATTGAGAAATTGTTCTCTAGGAAGCGACAATTGAAGCCAAAGAAAGACACAAAGAAGACTGACGAAGTCAATGACGAAGAGCCAGCAGACCTCTTTGTTGAGCGCATACGCCTTGAAAAAATGGAGCTGAG CATAAGGAATCTACTAAGAAAGATGACAATTCAGGAGCCTACATTTGAAAGGATAATCGTGGTATATAG GAGGGCTAGCAAAGAAACTAAGAAAGATCGAGGAATATTTGTAAAGCATTTCAAGAATATTCCAATGGCTGACATGGAGTTAGTTCTG CCAGAGAAGAAGAACCCTAGTCTAACACCAATGGATTGGGTCTTGTTCCTTATTTCCGCGGTGCTTGGTTTG GTCACTCTAGTAGGTTCTCTAGAAATGCCAAAGGCTGACATATGGGTCGTGACAGCCATAGTTTCTGGTTTGGTTGGATACTGTGCGAAGATCTACTTTAC ATTTCAGGCAAACATGGTGACTTACCAAAATTTAATCACAAAATCGATGTATGACAAGCAGCTTGACAGTGGGAAAGGAACACTTCTACACTTATGCGACGATGTGATCCAGCAAGAA GTTAAAGAGGTCATTGTTTCTTATTACATTCTGATGGAGCAAGGAAAAGCAACTATACAG GATCTTGATTCACGTTGCGAACAGCTCATCAAGGAAGAGTTTGGCGTGGAGTGCAATTTCGACGTTGTTGATGCTGTGAAGAAGCTTGAAAAGCTTGGAATTGTGTCCCGG GACTCAATCGGGAGGATCGTGTGCGTTCCGTTGAAGCGTGCAAATGAGATCATAGGAACTAcgaccgaggaaatggtgatgcgtgcccagcaagcaccggctggttcGTAG
- the LOC119303591 gene encoding succinate dehydrogenase assembly factor 2, mitochondrial-like, translating to MAATLLRRALQLRRALPSPASLRTLLPAASSRLLSVTASTQQNTAGTAIDLSNDESRRRLVNSLMYRSKQRGFLELDLVLGTWVEQHVRSMDEANIRSLLQILDLENPDLWKWLTGQEQPPEIVNSNPVFAAIKSKVTDNLSKHSSPETRSAPGQPWVRGWDDKDKRGLDGPKYGNQ from the exons ATGGCGGCCACGCTCCTCCGCCGGGCGCTCCAGCTCCGCCGCGCCCTCCCCTCTCCAGCTTCCTTGCgcaccctcctccccgcggcctccAGCCGCCTCCTCTCCGTCACCGCCTCCACCCAGCAGAACACCGCCGGCACCGCCATCGACCTCTCCAACGACGAGAGCCGCCGCCGCCTAGTCAACAG tcTGATGTACAGGAGCAAGCAGAGGGGTTTCCTGGAGCTGGACCTGGTGCTCGGGACCTGGGTGGAGCAGCACGTCCGCTCCATGGACGAGGCCAACATCCGCTCCCTGCTCCAGATCCTCGACCTC GAGAACCCAGACTTGTGGAAATGGCTTACTGGTCAAGAGCAACCGCCAGAGATTGTAAACTCTAATCCT GTATTTGCTGCCATTAAGTCGAAGGTGACGGATAACCTGAGCAAGCACTCTTCCCCAGAGACCCGGTCAGCGCCTGGCCAGCCTTGGGTGAGAGGGTGGGATGACAAGGACAAGAGGGGTCTGGATGGACCCAAGTACGGAAACCAGTGA